The Solanum lycopersicum chromosome 9, SLM_r2.1 genome window below encodes:
- the LOC101264367 gene encoding serine/threonine-protein kinase Nek2: protein MENYEILEQIGKGSFGSALLVRHKQEKKKYVMKKIRLARQTERTRRSAHQEMELIARVRSPFVVEYKDSWVEKGCYVCIIIGYCEAGDMADAIKRTNGVLFPEEKLCKWLVQLLMALDHLHSNHIIHRDVKCSNIFLTKEHDIRLGDFGLAKILSSNDLASSVVGTPTYMCPELLADIPYGCKSDIWSLGCCLYEMTSHKPAFKAFDMQGLINKINKCIVAPLPTVYSGALRGLIKSMLRKNPELRPSAADLLQHPHLQPYVLKILLNSDSPRQHKFPVQSSNSTYAKKKRLSEPRHAPVFNERELRRLSSDRALNPSISGMDSPCLSRRKKDLMSSVKKIFSEPSVESAPYDLGVKSSAISKLSAAVKTVRFNSNRNSIPHRRQSTPLKMSNAGSTRELLPVTNTLVSQPSRSTRRASLPSSRGAAKLESPYKHNVGLIHQVQSPDVSMNAPRIDKMVDPLASSEDHFLPIQRASPKSTQLSSPSPRYSDWSFTKDKCTVQVVDRTFPKPPLIDPIHGVAQIGSECSEHYPTGASSRSSSESRSRKFDTSSYQQRAEALEGLLEFSAQLLQQERLDELMVLLKPFGPEKVSPRETAIWLTKSFKENGV, encoded by the exons ATGGAAAATTATGAGATTTTGGAGCAGATTGGGAAAGGTTCCTTTGGCTCTGCACTACTTGTAAGGCAtaaacaagaaaagaagaa AtatgttatgaaaaaaattcGCTTGGCTCGCCAGACAGAGAGAACACGCAGATCTGCCCATCAGGAG ATGGAACTGATTGCAAGAGTACGAAGTCCATTTGTGGTGGAATACAAAGATTCCTGGGTGGAGAAG GGATGCTATGTGTGCATTATTATTGGGTATTGTGAAGCTGGTGATAT GGCAGACGCTATTAAGAGAACGAATGGTGTTCTTTTCCCTGAGGAG AAGCTTTGTAAGTGGCTAGTTCAACTGTTGATGGCACTTGATCACTTGCATTCGAACCATATAATTCACCGTGATGTCAAG tgttcaaatatttttctgacTAAAGAGCACGATATTCGTCTAG GTGATTTTGGTCTTGCTAAAATACTATCTTCCAATGATCTTGCTTCCTCT GTGGTGGGCACTCCAACTTATATGTGTCCTGAGCTTCTTGCTGATATACCCTATGGTTGCAAATCAGATATATGGTCTTTGG GTTGCTGCTTATACGAAATGACTTCTCACAAGCCGGCATTCAAAGCATTT GATATGCAAGGtctcattaataaaattaacaaatgtATAGTTGCTCCACTTCCCACCGTGTATTCTGGTGCACT CCGTGGCCTTATTAAGAGTATGCTAAGGAAAAATCCAGAACTCAGACCAAGT GCTGCAGATTTACTCCAACATCCCCATCTTCAGCCCTATGTTTTAAAAATCCTTCTGAATTCTGACAGCCCGAGGCAGCACAAGTTCCCAGTCCAATCTTCTAATTCAACATAtgcaaagaaaaaaagattgtCTGAGCCGAGACATGCTCCGGTCTTTAATGAAAGAGAGCTGAGGCGATTGTCCAGTGATAGAGCTTTGAATCCTAGTATTTCTGGAATGGACTCTCCATGTTTATCCCGGAGAAAAAAAGATCTAATGAGCTCTGTGAAGAAAATTTTTTCAGAGCCATCTGTTGAAAGTGCTCCTTATGACCTTGGCGTAAAAAGTTCTGCTATCTCAAAGTTGTCGGCTGCTGTCAAAACTGTGCGATTTAATTCAAACAGAAATTCTATTCCTCACAGGAGACAGAGCACTCCATTAAAGATGTCCAATGCTGGCTCTACCCGTGAACTG CTTCCAGTGACAAATACACTAGTTAGCCAACCTTCCAGGTCAACACGTAGAGCATCTCTTCCGTCATCAAGAGGAGCTGCGAAGTTGGAATCACCTTACAAACACAATGTTGGTCTTATACACCAAGTGCAGTCTCCGGATGTTTCCATGAATGCTCCAAGAATTGACAAGATGGTTGATCCCTTGGCTTCTTCAGAAGACCATTTTTTACCCATCCAGAGAGCTTCACCAAAATCGACACAGTTGTCTTCCCCATCACCACGCTATAGTGACTGGTCATTCACAAAAGACAAGTGTACAGTACAGGTTGTTGACAGAACCTTCCCCAAGCCACCTTTAATTGACCCTATTCATGGAGTTGCACAGATTGGAAGTGAATGTTCAGAACATTATCCAACTGGTGCCTCAAGCCGGTCATCATCAGAATCTCGTTCACGGAAGTTTGATACATCTTCTTACCAGCAACGTGCTGAAGCCTTAGAAGGATTACTTGAGTTCAGTGCGCAACTATTGCAGCAAGAGCGTCTAGACGAGCTTATGGTGTTACTGAAGCCATTTGGGCCAGAAAAGGTTTCTCCAAGGGAAACTGCTATATGGCTAACAAAGAGTTTTAAGGAGAATGGAGTGTAA